One genomic segment of Sanyastnella coralliicola includes these proteins:
- a CDS encoding ABC transporter permease, translated as MTRSTIAENIKVSLRAIRSQLLRTILTVSIIALGIMALIAMVTATESLKGSITESFSSVGTNTFSIRNKRSRGRRMGRIEKQTPPISYREAREFKRDLDADATISLSAMGSGMATIKYKSEKTNPNVQVLGIDENYLHNSGYELSSGRNFTANDLSTPQNLVILGKDVVGKLFDSWDDPVDKVVSIGSIPYRVVGVLSEKGKIMGMSQDNQCFITLTNLKKQYATANTNYSISVMVDRVEDMDDVIAETYGVMKVVRGDRLGEDQSFEVQQSSGMMDTMTDGVDYVSYAAVIIGLITLFGAGIGLMNIMLVSVTERTKEIGVRKAVGANSRTIMLQFLVEAIVIGQIGGIMGILLGIGVGNIVASFMNTPFVIPWYWIMVGVTMCLITSVASGIFPAFKAAKLDPIESLRYE; from the coding sequence ATGACTCGATCAACGATCGCTGAGAACATCAAAGTCTCTCTTCGGGCTATCCGAAGTCAATTGTTGCGTACCATTCTAACGGTATCCATCATTGCTTTGGGTATCATGGCTCTCATTGCCATGGTAACGGCTACTGAATCGTTGAAAGGCAGCATTACAGAGTCGTTTTCTTCGGTCGGCACGAACACTTTTAGCATTCGAAACAAACGCAGTCGAGGACGTAGAATGGGACGCATCGAAAAGCAGACCCCTCCGATTTCTTATCGCGAAGCAAGAGAATTCAAGCGCGATCTCGATGCTGACGCCACCATTTCACTCTCTGCCATGGGATCAGGAATGGCGACCATCAAATACAAGAGCGAGAAAACGAACCCCAATGTGCAGGTGCTCGGTATTGACGAGAACTACCTCCACAATTCAGGTTACGAGCTCTCTTCGGGCAGGAACTTCACCGCAAATGACCTTTCTACCCCACAAAACCTGGTGATCTTAGGGAAAGATGTGGTTGGAAAACTATTTGATAGTTGGGATGACCCCGTCGATAAAGTGGTATCCATTGGATCTATTCCGTACCGGGTGGTGGGTGTATTAAGTGAGAAAGGGAAGATCATGGGAATGTCTCAAGACAACCAGTGCTTCATCACCCTGACTAACCTGAAGAAACAATACGCAACGGCTAATACCAACTACAGCATCAGCGTCATGGTTGATCGTGTTGAAGACATGGACGATGTGATTGCCGAGACCTATGGGGTCATGAAAGTTGTGCGTGGCGATCGCCTTGGCGAAGACCAGAGTTTTGAGGTGCAACAGAGTTCCGGTATGATGGACACCATGACCGACGGTGTGGACTATGTGTCATACGCCGCCGTAATTATTGGACTCATCACCCTCTTCGGAGCAGGTATCGGACTCATGAACATTATGCTGGTTTCTGTGACAGAACGAACCAAAGAAATCGGAGTCAGGAAAGCAGTAGGTGCAAACTCTCGCACCATTATGCTGCAGTTCTTGGTTGAGGCCATCGTCATTGGCCAGATCGGAGGAATTATGGGTATTCTGCTTGGTATCGGCGTTGGAAACATCGTGGCTTCCTTCATGAATACTCCATTCGTGATTCCATGGTACTGGATTATGGTGGGTGTGACCATGTGTTTGATTACCAGTGTGGCTTCAGGGATCTTCCCAGCATTCAAGGCTGCGAAGCTCGATCCAATAGAGTCGCTTCGTTACGAGTAA
- a CDS encoding SusC/RagA family TonB-linked outer membrane protein, which translates to MKSLHTFFLMGALLLAGSYSALAQQTISGKVTDSETDEGLLAVTVVIKGENKGAFTDLDGSYQIEVTDEQFKSGKLVFSFIGYASKEVAIAESNTINVALAPEQLLLEEAVVTAIGIKKDKRKVGYAVTEVKEEELQRSGEINVMNSLNSKVAGVSVTSSSGSPGASTTVRIRGNKSISGSNAPLYVIDGVPVDDSYRGSNFTDQSNRAIDINPDDIESITVLKGGPASALYGVRAGNGAVIITTKSGGEETKINFKSTVIFDQVNKLPEAQLAFGQGEFDEFVEGTRFSWGPAISGESFEHAPNFFQTGITANNYLSFEGGNKRSSFLVSIGNSQQRGIIPNTRYERTNLRLTGKTNWKEKLFVQTNINYIRSGSDRGQRGSNLSGVMLGLMRAPADFDMTNGFEDPVDEPLAYSNPDGTQRTYHSVYDNPYWSVNKNANREDVERVIASFESRLELTENLSIVNRISTDFYDQRVKAYWDARSAEYRDLGGRIYNASTVQRNLNNDFFILYSKYFGEDWEFSATAGHNYFNYETTDVELDGVGFIIPDFYDISNVDIINVIADDFLSRQRGVGAYVDANVGYKGFLFLGLTGRNDWLSNLPADNNSFFYPSVNLGFIFTDAFDIDSKAFSYGKLRASYASVGNGAPSPYLTSNFFEAAAPVQGNLAYEPNSVIGNPDLRPETTETIEFGTDLRFYENRLGLDVTWYRSETTDPIIISFIPSSSGYTTAVLNGTGPIRNTGLELLLNASVVEAKTANQLDWQTSINFNRLRNEVVSIIDGLDELPLPSFGLASTQSTVVSGQPYGVLMGTAWARDANGNVLINDEGYPIVDSERQIIGDPNPDFTAGWRNTLGWRQWSLSFLFDIRVGGDMYNGTANVMRFHGTHIDTENRGEEVVIEGVNVNTGEANAIAVPLDQSYYTRYGLVGVSEEGIEEVNWLRLRDLGITWTMPQEMSERLKIKGASVGIITRNLFLITNYSGIDPETSLSGAANSFGRDYFNSPNTRSYGVQLSLTF; encoded by the coding sequence ATGAAATCCTTACATACTTTCTTCCTTATGGGAGCGTTGTTGCTGGCCGGGTCGTATTCCGCGTTAGCGCAACAAACCATTTCGGGTAAAGTGACTGATAGTGAGACCGATGAAGGACTACTAGCAGTAACGGTGGTGATCAAAGGCGAAAACAAAGGTGCCTTCACTGACCTGGATGGAAGCTATCAAATCGAAGTGACCGATGAGCAGTTTAAGAGCGGTAAGCTCGTCTTCTCGTTCATTGGTTATGCTTCTAAAGAAGTCGCTATCGCGGAATCGAACACGATTAACGTGGCCTTGGCTCCTGAACAACTCCTCCTCGAAGAGGCAGTGGTGACAGCGATTGGTATTAAAAAAGACAAGCGTAAAGTCGGTTATGCAGTGACCGAAGTAAAAGAAGAAGAACTTCAACGCTCTGGCGAGATCAATGTGATGAACTCACTCAACTCGAAAGTAGCCGGGGTAAGCGTCACCTCTTCTTCAGGTTCACCAGGTGCCAGCACCACAGTGCGAATTCGTGGTAACAAATCAATCTCAGGTAGCAATGCACCGTTATACGTCATTGATGGCGTTCCGGTAGATGATAGCTACCGCGGTTCGAACTTCACTGACCAATCAAACCGTGCGATTGATATTAACCCAGATGATATCGAGAGCATCACCGTGTTGAAAGGTGGACCAGCATCGGCACTTTACGGGGTGAGAGCCGGGAATGGAGCAGTGATCATCACCACCAAAAGTGGGGGAGAAGAGACCAAGATTAACTTCAAATCGACGGTGATCTTTGATCAGGTGAATAAGCTGCCTGAAGCGCAATTGGCGTTCGGACAAGGGGAATTCGATGAATTCGTGGAAGGCACTCGGTTCTCATGGGGACCAGCCATCTCGGGTGAATCTTTCGAGCATGCACCGAACTTCTTCCAAACAGGAATCACAGCCAATAACTACCTCAGTTTTGAAGGAGGAAATAAGCGCTCGAGCTTCCTTGTTTCCATTGGAAATAGCCAGCAACGTGGTATCATTCCGAATACGCGCTACGAACGAACGAACCTGCGATTAACAGGTAAAACGAACTGGAAGGAAAAGCTATTCGTCCAGACCAATATCAACTACATCCGTTCTGGTTCTGATCGCGGTCAACGCGGTTCAAACCTCAGTGGGGTGATGCTTGGTTTGATGCGTGCCCCGGCCGATTTCGATATGACAAACGGTTTTGAAGACCCAGTAGATGAGCCTTTGGCCTATTCGAATCCAGATGGAACCCAGCGCACTTACCATAGCGTTTATGACAATCCGTATTGGAGTGTCAACAAGAACGCCAACCGGGAAGATGTTGAACGTGTCATCGCTAGCTTTGAATCTCGTCTTGAACTGACAGAGAACCTGAGCATTGTCAATCGTATCAGTACAGATTTCTACGATCAACGAGTAAAAGCATATTGGGATGCGCGCTCGGCAGAGTACCGTGACCTAGGCGGACGTATCTACAATGCTTCCACCGTGCAGCGGAACTTGAATAATGACTTTTTCATCCTGTACTCAAAGTACTTTGGGGAAGATTGGGAGTTCTCGGCTACTGCAGGACATAACTACTTCAACTACGAGACTACAGACGTAGAGCTTGATGGAGTTGGATTCATCATTCCCGATTTCTACGACATCTCAAACGTCGATATCATTAACGTGATTGCCGATGATTTCTTGAGTCGTCAGCGTGGAGTGGGTGCTTATGTTGACGCGAATGTTGGTTACAAAGGTTTCCTTTTCTTAGGCCTTACCGGCCGGAACGATTGGCTCTCCAATCTTCCAGCTGACAACAACAGTTTCTTCTATCCGTCGGTGAACCTTGGGTTCATCTTTACGGATGCCTTTGATATTGATTCGAAAGCGTTCAGCTACGGAAAACTCAGAGCAAGCTATGCGAGTGTTGGAAATGGGGCTCCAAGTCCTTACCTCACCTCGAATTTCTTCGAAGCGGCTGCTCCCGTACAAGGAAACTTGGCCTATGAACCAAACAGTGTTATCGGAAACCCAGATTTACGTCCGGAAACAACGGAAACCATTGAGTTTGGAACAGACCTTCGCTTCTACGAGAATCGTCTCGGACTGGATGTGACTTGGTACCGAAGCGAGACTACTGATCCGATCATCATTAGCTTCATTCCTTCAAGTTCAGGCTACACAACGGCAGTGTTGAACGGAACAGGGCCTATTCGAAATACAGGTCTAGAACTCCTATTAAATGCATCGGTAGTTGAGGCGAAAACAGCGAATCAGTTGGATTGGCAAACGAGCATTAACTTCAACAGACTACGAAATGAAGTAGTGTCGATCATTGATGGATTGGATGAGCTTCCGCTTCCGAGCTTTGGTTTGGCGAGTACACAGTCTACAGTGGTCTCAGGACAACCATATGGAGTTCTCATGGGCACAGCCTGGGCAAGGGATGCCAATGGCAACGTCTTGATCAATGATGAAGGATACCCAATTGTTGACAGTGAGCGCCAGATCATTGGAGATCCTAACCCTGACTTCACAGCGGGTTGGAGAAACACATTGGGATGGCGACAGTGGTCGCTCAGCTTCCTTTTCGACATCCGCGTAGGAGGCGATATGTATAATGGAACGGCCAACGTGATGCGTTTCCACGGAACCCACATAGACACAGAGAATCGCGGTGAGGAAGTGGTGATCGAAGGTGTGAATGTGAATACTGGAGAGGCGAATGCTATCGCTGTTCCTCTTGATCAGTCTTACTACACCCGCTACGGTTTGGTGGGAGTAAGTGAAGAAGGAATCGAAGAAGTGAACTGGCTTCGTCTTCGTGACTTAGGAATCACTTGGACCATGCCTCAAGAGATGAGTGAACGACTGAAGATCAAAGGTGCTTCCGTTGGCATTATCACTCGAAACTTATTCTTGATCACGAACTACAGTGGTATCGACCCAGAGACATCGCTTTCTGGAGCGGCAAACAGCTTCGGTCGTGATTATTTCAATTCACCGAACACACGTAGTTACGGAGTTCAACTCTCACTTACATTCTAA
- a CDS encoding SusD/RagB family nutrient-binding outer membrane lipoprotein, protein MKNLIYLFTVMMVFSACKLEEINENPNVPDDVPLETLLPSAQFNLAEALGGRAFRYTNIFSQHLEGVNNQELNTENYNPDELFVGYLWDDFYAGSMINLRIMIDKANEQSAPHYAGVGKVLMAANIGVVTDIWGDAPFSEALDANNVQPIYDSQAFVYEQIDQLLDEAIEDLQASESVFSPANDDIMYQGNLSRWIQSAYALKARYLLHQSNVDPAKVNEALLAAQNGFNSSFEDLQYGYLGTDVDANPIFQYYEITPNAVIDIEFIGIMGIQDPRFDFFIDIIPFTGGESKVGEALASPDSPVKIVSYIEQKFIEAECLLRDNQSGSALASMQDAIRASVEDNTFGTLTQEEIDEFVNEFSFSGDFESDLELLIEQKYIALFTQTEPWVDYRRTGYPQLDPNENGVSASNPSGEIPLRLIYPQNERLLNPNVPSPIPNMQEPVWWDVD, encoded by the coding sequence ATGAAGAATTTAATCTACCTATTCACAGTGATGATGGTCTTCTCAGCGTGTAAGTTGGAGGAGATCAATGAGAACCCTAACGTGCCTGATGATGTGCCGTTGGAGACACTATTACCCTCAGCACAATTCAACTTGGCTGAGGCTTTGGGAGGAAGAGCGTTCCGCTATACCAACATCTTTTCTCAGCACCTCGAAGGGGTGAATAATCAGGAACTCAATACCGAGAATTACAATCCAGACGAGCTCTTCGTTGGGTATTTGTGGGATGACTTTTACGCTGGCTCAATGATCAACCTTCGGATTATGATCGATAAGGCCAATGAACAAAGTGCACCACATTATGCCGGTGTTGGAAAGGTCTTGATGGCCGCAAACATTGGAGTCGTCACTGATATTTGGGGAGATGCCCCTTTCAGTGAAGCCCTTGACGCGAACAACGTCCAGCCAATCTATGACTCACAAGCGTTCGTCTACGAACAGATTGATCAATTACTGGATGAAGCCATTGAAGATTTGCAGGCTTCTGAAAGCGTATTCTCTCCGGCGAATGATGATATCATGTACCAAGGGAATCTTTCGCGTTGGATTCAATCTGCATATGCTTTGAAAGCGCGCTATCTGTTACATCAAAGCAATGTGGATCCAGCGAAGGTGAATGAGGCTTTGTTGGCAGCTCAAAACGGTTTCAATTCTAGTTTCGAAGACCTTCAATACGGTTACCTCGGAACGGATGTCGATGCGAACCCAATCTTCCAGTACTATGAGATTACACCGAATGCGGTGATCGACATTGAGTTCATCGGAATCATGGGTATTCAAGACCCGCGTTTCGATTTCTTCATTGACATCATCCCATTTACTGGAGGTGAGAGTAAAGTGGGAGAGGCCTTGGCGTCACCAGACTCGCCGGTGAAGATCGTATCTTACATTGAACAGAAGTTCATTGAGGCAGAGTGCTTGCTTCGTGACAACCAATCCGGTTCCGCGCTAGCGAGTATGCAAGACGCCATCAGAGCATCTGTTGAAGACAACACCTTCGGCACCTTGACGCAAGAAGAGATTGATGAATTTGTCAATGAATTCAGCTTTTCCGGAGACTTTGAAAGTGATTTGGAGTTACTCATTGAGCAGAAGTACATTGCCCTCTTCACGCAAACTGAACCGTGGGTTGATTACCGCAGAACGGGGTATCCGCAACTTGATCCGAATGAGAATGGAGTGAGTGCGTCGAACCCGAGTGGTGAGATTCCATTGCGTTTGATCTACCCGCAGAATGAACGATTGTTGAACCCGAATGTCCCAAGTCCGATTCCAAATATGCAGGAGCCGGTATGGTGGGATGTTGATTAA
- a CDS encoding T9SS type A sorting domain-containing protein has translation MMNTKSLFTWMFALLLSGALQAQSYESFFTGDEADLDVEPSFGVVLMGGAGENDEAMKWFLEQANGGDVVVLRASGSDGYNDYFFSDLGVTINSVETILFNDASAAEDPYVIEQVQNAEAIWMAGGNQWDYISYWRGTAIEDAINNLLNVRGGVVGGISAGMAVMGDAYFSAENGTVYSDEALEDPYNQYMTIGFNDFIEAPFMENTITDTHYDDPDRAGRHTTFLARMYQDYGVYPKGIACDEYAAVCIDDAGIAWCYGEAPEYDDYVYFLRPNCDGPIGPEVCEAGQPLTWNDNNEAVKVYRINATLDGDQYMNLNNWTDFSGGEWFNGWAEAGVLGGAASDAPDCAVSITESDLANAEFAIWPNPSAGVLHIESPIGTQISIFHASGKVIQQVQTMSPIQQLDLSDLASGVYLIQSRTQVTRVVIE, from the coding sequence ATGATGAATACGAAATCACTTTTCACATGGATGTTTGCGTTGCTTCTTTCAGGAGCACTGCAGGCACAATCATACGAGAGCTTCTTCACAGGAGATGAAGCAGATTTAGATGTTGAACCAAGCTTCGGTGTCGTACTAATGGGCGGTGCAGGAGAGAACGACGAGGCCATGAAATGGTTCCTTGAGCAGGCCAATGGTGGAGACGTCGTAGTTCTCCGCGCGAGCGGTTCAGATGGATACAACGACTACTTTTTCTCTGACCTTGGTGTAACGATTAACTCAGTAGAGACCATCCTTTTTAATGACGCCTCTGCAGCTGAGGATCCATACGTTATCGAGCAAGTCCAAAATGCCGAGGCGATCTGGATGGCTGGAGGTAATCAGTGGGATTACATCTCCTACTGGCGCGGAACAGCCATCGAAGACGCTATCAACAACTTGCTCAACGTTCGCGGAGGAGTTGTAGGAGGAATCTCAGCAGGAATGGCTGTTATGGGTGATGCATACTTCTCTGCAGAAAATGGCACAGTATACAGCGATGAAGCCTTGGAGGACCCATACAATCAATACATGACCATTGGATTCAACGATTTCATCGAGGCTCCGTTCATGGAAAACACGATTACCGATACTCACTATGATGATCCAGATCGCGCTGGTCGTCACACGACATTCTTAGCGCGTATGTACCAAGATTACGGTGTGTACCCGAAAGGAATCGCTTGTGATGAATATGCCGCAGTCTGCATCGATGATGCAGGGATTGCTTGGTGCTATGGTGAAGCCCCTGAGTACGACGATTACGTGTATTTCCTTCGTCCGAATTGTGATGGTCCTATCGGTCCAGAGGTTTGTGAAGCAGGCCAACCATTGACATGGAATGACAACAATGAAGCCGTGAAGGTCTACCGCATCAATGCGACATTAGACGGTGATCAATACATGAACTTGAATAACTGGACAGACTTCTCTGGAGGAGAATGGTTCAATGGTTGGGCTGAAGCAGGCGTCTTAGGCGGAGCTGCAAGTGATGCTCCAGATTGTGCTGTGAGTATTACTGAGTCTGATCTCGCTAACGCGGAATTCGCTATTTGGCCGAATCCAAGTGCTGGCGTACTGCATATTGAATCTCCAATCGGAACACAGATTTCCATTTTCCACGCTAGTGGTAAAGTGATTCAACAGGTGCAAACGATGAGCCCAATTCAACAATTGGATCTATCAGATTTGGCAAGTGGAGTTTACCTCATTCAATCAAGAACTCAGGTGACGCGTGTAGTGATTGAATAA
- a CDS encoding cyanophycinase — MKQLLVCFSLFFLFACAESEPPTVMSDEVKDDHAFSIESLQLVDPEAKGSLFIIGGGKRPPSLVQEMIDLMPSKDSLIVIIPSASSEPDTSAFYATKQFTELGCTQVESFFFGLEQSEGLKSGLPHASLIYICGGDQNRFMEVVKKRGLKEDLHQAFKNGCVIAGTSAGAAVMSEVMITGDQQLEPEYESTYRRLKANNGIYSEGLGLLQHAIIDQHFVERSRYNRALTAMHDHPNTPVFGIGESTALVVSNNGFSVAGAGQVVLFSPGESSANENGLLEMSEVEITVMTAK; from the coding sequence ATGAAACAGTTATTAGTGTGTTTTTCGCTCTTTTTTCTTTTCGCTTGCGCGGAATCGGAACCGCCTACGGTGATGAGTGATGAAGTGAAGGATGATCATGCATTTTCGATCGAAAGCCTTCAACTCGTTGATCCGGAAGCGAAGGGGAGTCTTTTTATCATTGGTGGAGGAAAACGACCTCCGTCTTTGGTGCAAGAGATGATTGACTTGATGCCGTCAAAAGACAGTTTGATTGTCATTATCCCTTCTGCGAGTAGTGAACCCGATACTTCGGCATTCTACGCAACCAAGCAATTTACTGAGCTTGGGTGTACACAGGTGGAAAGCTTCTTCTTTGGATTGGAGCAGAGTGAAGGTCTCAAAAGCGGACTCCCTCATGCTTCCTTGATCTACATCTGTGGAGGCGATCAAAATCGGTTCATGGAAGTTGTGAAAAAGAGGGGACTGAAAGAAGACCTCCACCAGGCTTTCAAGAACGGCTGTGTCATTGCGGGTACGAGCGCTGGTGCAGCGGTGATGAGCGAAGTCATGATCACAGGCGATCAGCAACTCGAGCCTGAATATGAGTCCACTTACCGACGTTTGAAGGCGAATAATGGAATCTATTCAGAAGGTCTCGGCCTTCTTCAGCATGCGATCATCGATCAACACTTCGTTGAACGCAGCAGATATAATCGTGCACTGACCGCGATGCACGATCACCCAAATACGCCTGTGTTTGGAATAGGGGAGTCTACGGCCCTAGTGGTATCAAATAATGGATTTAGCGTGGCCGGCGCAGGACAAGTGGTGTTATTTTCACCCGGAGAAAGCTCGGCTAACGAAAACGGACTTCTCGAAATGTCAGAAGTCGAAATAACGGTGATGACCGCAAAATGA
- a CDS encoding pirin family protein, translating into MQRREFIKGSAILGLTAIGTPAIVGASGMFHGTSQRRIHRILSADRVNVGTLPVLRAFAGNQQDYVSPYVLFDEFGPVHVNPGADPLRVDAHPHAGVTPTTYFLEGTGHHKDSLNYDFQIGKGDFMMFSSGKGAIHMEESGQELYEKGGDYHGFQIWLNTPAMYKFDDPSTTVFRYADMDMINNDQYNARVVLGELYGAKSGIATQSPAFYYHIKLKPDGRIDIPTDPTHNAFVYSIKGTLEVEEARQLKKNQVALYERGDSIIQLYSQQGAEFLVLGGQPLNEPVYSYGPFVMNNEDQIRRCIADYRSGKMGDPDAVNR; encoded by the coding sequence ATGCAACGACGAGAATTCATTAAAGGATCAGCGATCTTAGGACTAACCGCTATCGGTACACCAGCTATTGTCGGTGCCAGCGGTATGTTTCACGGAACATCACAACGACGTATCCATCGAATCTTAAGTGCTGATCGCGTCAACGTTGGAACGTTACCAGTGCTTCGTGCCTTTGCTGGAAATCAGCAAGACTATGTTTCGCCTTACGTTCTCTTTGATGAATTTGGCCCGGTGCATGTCAACCCTGGAGCAGACCCATTACGTGTGGATGCCCACCCTCACGCAGGAGTGACTCCAACCACATATTTCCTTGAAGGAACAGGACATCATAAAGACAGTCTGAATTACGATTTCCAAATCGGAAAGGGTGACTTTATGATGTTCAGTTCCGGAAAAGGAGCCATCCATATGGAAGAGTCTGGACAAGAACTCTACGAAAAAGGAGGTGATTACCACGGATTCCAAATCTGGCTAAACACCCCAGCCATGTATAAGTTTGATGACCCTTCCACTACGGTATTCCGCTATGCGGATATGGATATGATCAACAACGATCAATACAACGCACGCGTGGTTCTTGGTGAACTTTACGGAGCAAAGTCGGGTATCGCCACTCAGAGTCCAGCATTCTATTACCACATCAAACTCAAGCCAGACGGCAGAATCGACATCCCAACAGATCCAACTCACAACGCCTTTGTCTACTCCATCAAAGGCACCTTAGAGGTCGAAGAAGCTCGTCAGCTCAAAAAGAACCAAGTGGCCTTATACGAGCGCGGTGATTCCATCATCCAACTCTACAGCCAACAAGGTGCTGAGTTCCTTGTATTAGGCGGTCAGCCATTGAACGAACCGGTCTACTCATACGGTCCATTCGTGATGAACAACGAAGATCAAATTCGTCGTTGCATCGCTGACTATAGGTCAGGGAAGATGGGAGATCCGGATGCGGTAAATCGCTAG
- a CDS encoding patatin-like phospholipase family protein encodes MKHLGISGGGTKISGLFGAAEYVMRDRQYQPDIISGISAGAILSLPMALGKYDEIKQLVLNLEFDSFFSESPVSKNGKIRLWNAFSKILNGRYYLGVQKNLEKTLSTVITFEEFEAYKTNDKLPICIVGTVDFYTGKRFYFNLKELTYDQMLKMVNASASLPIFTPGVLLKGPIKDFEGEGSKNDQLLLFDGGVRDHSPSAKVLSSNKYDIKESATIYSRPDDPHDFIDHTSFQPSNLLTILERYVVITNNEISKNDELIEQQVMENKGIKDHGTVFLPRITQGVYDIDQARLKALYQGGIAAAEAVWSRELFV; translated from the coding sequence ATGAAACACCTAGGAATTTCAGGAGGAGGAACCAAGATCTCTGGCCTCTTCGGAGCAGCGGAATACGTCATGCGCGACCGCCAATATCAACCAGACATCATCTCTGGAATTTCTGCCGGTGCCATCCTTTCCCTTCCCATGGCTTTGGGGAAGTACGATGAGATCAAACAGCTCGTGCTAAACCTCGAGTTTGACTCTTTCTTCAGTGAATCACCTGTTTCTAAAAATGGTAAAATCAGGCTCTGGAATGCCTTCAGTAAAATCTTAAACGGACGATACTACCTTGGTGTCCAAAAGAACCTAGAAAAGACCTTAAGTACAGTCATCACCTTTGAAGAATTTGAAGCGTACAAGACGAACGATAAGCTCCCAATTTGCATCGTAGGAACGGTTGATTTCTACACTGGCAAACGATTCTACTTCAACCTCAAAGAGCTCACCTATGATCAAATGCTGAAGATGGTGAATGCCTCTGCCAGCCTACCCATCTTTACTCCGGGTGTTTTACTCAAAGGACCAATCAAAGACTTTGAAGGAGAAGGAAGCAAGAACGACCAACTCTTACTCTTCGACGGAGGCGTTCGTGATCATAGTCCGAGTGCGAAGGTGTTGTCGAGTAATAAGTACGACATCAAAGAATCAGCTACGATCTATAGTCGTCCGGATGATCCGCATGACTTTATCGACCACACTAGCTTCCAACCTTCGAACCTCTTAACCATTCTTGAACGCTATGTCGTTATCACCAATAATGAGATTTCTAAGAACGACGAGCTCATCGAGCAACAGGTGATGGAAAACAAGGGAATCAAAGATCACGGGACGGTCTTTTTGCCGAGAATTACACAAGGAGTATACGATATCGATCAAGCCAGATTGAAGGCACTTTATCAAGGGGGGATCGCTGCTGCAGAGGCCGTTTGGTCGCGTGAATTGTTCGTTTAA